From the genome of Luteibacter rhizovicinus DSM 16549:
GTAGACGCAAGGGACTTAAAATCCCTCATCCGAAAGGGTATGTCGGTTCGAGTCCGACTCCGGGCACCATGTCTCCCAACGGTTCGAACGTCACGCACCAGATGGCGACAGCCGTAACCGTAAAACTCACCGTAAAATTCAGGTCTTTTCAGACGTGCCGACGACGGGAACATCGAAGTCGTACACGTCGAGCATCTGCTGCGATTTGTGACCGCTGGCCTGCTGCTTTTCGCCGCGTGTGCCCTTCGTATCGGTGATCCCCTTGCGTTTCAGATCGTGCGGACCGAAGCGCTGTTCGGCTGTGATGACGCCGTCGGCGATCGCGAGCTTCATCAGTCGCTGGAATGCGCTGTCGAAGCTGCTCTTCGCCAGGGGGCCGCCGGTCTGGTTTACGAAGACGGGTCGATCCTTCGCATGCATCGGAATGGGCATGCGCCTGGCCTGCCAGATTGAATCCCGCCGTTCCTTGATCATCTCCCACGCCTCCGTCAGCCGCGGCGTCCAGGCCACCACGTTATCCCTGGAGCCTTTGACTCGATTCGTCATCAGCCCGTTCGGCAGCTCGGCGTCCTCCATAAGAGTGATGACTTCGATGCCGCGCAGCCGGCACAGATACATGATCTCGACGGCAGGCCAGAGGTAAGCGGCCAACGCGCCTTTCCGGTGTGCCGTCCAGGCGCCGCGGCTACGCGCAAAGTCCGCGAGGTTCTTGAGCACCTGGTCGTCGGGAAGTCTGCGACGCTTGCGCTCTTTGGCTTGCTCGAGTCCCGCGCACGGGTTGTGCTCGCAGTAGCCGCGGTTCTTCGCCCATCGAAACATGCGGCGCAGGTAACGGAGCAGGGCGTTCGCCTTTGTCGGCGTGCCCTGGTCGGCGATTTTGTCGATGATCTTCTGCATCAGCGGCGCCGAGAGCCCACGCACGGCAAGCGTACCGAGCTTGCCAGCGGCGGTCGGGAACTCGCTGGCCACCTTCCGGTATTTCTCGTAACCATCCTGCGTCGCTGGCGCGAGGCTGCGGAACTTCTCGCTTCCGGCGAACTGCTCCATCACGAAGTCCAGCGATCGCCGATCGATGCCGGCGAGCTGCTCCATGACACGATGAAGGTCGGACATCAGCGCGGAGGAATCGGCAATCTTCCGGCGGGATGTCTTCGTCCCGGGCAGGATCGTGTACCAGACGCGGTCCCGCTTATCCCAGTAGCAGCCCTTCGGCAGCTTCGCCTGGTCAATATGGCCCGGAATAGAAGCGTCCGGGCGACGGGGGCGTCCTGTGGCCATTTACACGATGTCCGGTGAATACGCGTGGTCGTTCGCAGCCGAGGATACGCCCAGCGCCTTGTTGATGGCTTCGAGGGTGGTCCAGGGACCGTCAGCGCCCTCGCTCACAGGGATCCCCTGATTGCTGGCCCATCGCTTCACTGCAGCTGCCTGCTGTAGGCCGGACAGGCGTCGAAGTTCCGATGCGTCAATGATGTGGTGGTTCACGGCTTCGCCGCCTCCTTCGATAGAGCGTGTGCGGTGTGACGGGCGTAGGTCGAAACGGCTCGCCAATACGCGGCCATCGGGCCCTTGCGCTTAGCCCAAGCCTTTTCGGCTTCGGTGTTCGCCTGGTGACGCAGGTCGCGCATGACTGCCTCGATAGGGGCGCGCTGGTCAGCGGGCAGGGCAGCGAGAGCCTTTCCAGCGGGAAGCTGCAGGAGCGGGTTCAGGTAGCCCATCAAAGATCCTCCAGCAGTGCGTCACCGCGCACATACAGCGGGTGGCGAGGCGCGCCCGACTTGGTCCGACCGAGGCAGTGAACGCTGGTTGCCGCGGTACGCAAGCCACCGAGGAACGTCGACGTGATCATTCGGCTCGCTGTGGCGTTCGCGCCCCATGCCGCGACCACGCGGCGGTCTTTCAGGACCTCGTCCAAGTGCCGGCTGTTGTCTGGACCAGCCGCCATCGCCATGTCGTCAGGCAACTCACTCGGATCAGTGGCGCGCCAGGCGAAGATGTTCACGACGGCGATCCCGCCGCAGTTCTCGCGGCGTGCGAAGCCCATGCACCGTCGAATCGTCGGGTCGTCCTCGCTGGCGTCCGCCGTGCTCGGGTTGAGCATGCAGAATACGAGGACCGGCAGGGTGTAATCCCACGTCCGCGTCAGAACGTAGCGATAGCGCCCGCACGGGCTGATGACAGCGGTCTTGTCCACGTCGCCGGTCGCGCGCACCATGGCGCCATTCATCAGGATGGGGAGTTCACGCATGGCAGGTTGCCTGGCGATATGGGGTATGGAGGTTGGGGATCTCGCGACGTGGGTGTCGGCTTTCGGAACAATCGCAGCTGTGGCCGTCGCCCTGAACTTGGCAGGCAGAGAATCGAAGCGACGAGAGGAGGACCGTTACGCTCGCGGACGTGTTATCGCCTCGTTCCTCTTCGCTGACGTTGGGATCATTCATCGCGCCATGGAGCTCGCCGCGGCTGCGCTCACTAAAGCCCAGACAGCAGGTTCTCGCGATGAAATGGCTGCGGCCGTATTCGATGCTTACCGAATAATCGAGCAGGCTGACACGATGAAGATTGCCGCCCATATGGACAAGGTGGTCGACCTTCCGGCTCGTCACGCGGTCGCGGTCGCCGCGCTTCCGGACAACGTCAAGGCGATCCGGAGCATCCTTATCGACCAAGTCAACGCTGGATCCAGTGCAACCGTGTCGGCTCTTCGCGATACCGCCGACAGTTGCCTTGCGCAGATATCGGTCACGAGGGCGCGCCTCGATGCATTCATGGCTGATTTTGAGCCCCAGTTCGTTGGCTGATTTCCACGGCGTCACGACTTCGCGCCTTCGTCGAGGCCGTCGCAACCGGCGCCAATGGCGCCCGAGTCGCTCGGCTTGGTGAAGCGCTGCCAGGGCACCCAGCCTCGCAGGCAATGGAACCCCCAGTCACGGACCCTCGGGCCTGTGATGAAGAGAGTGATGCAGGTCTTGCCCGGGAGCATCTCCAGCCGATGGGCAGTCCGCGGCATGCGAACCACGACCGATCCAGCAGTAAGCAGCGTCTGTGTGTGCACGCCGCCGGCGAGGATCCGGTGCTCAATGTATGAGCCGTTGAGCAGGACGCTCACGTTCCACCAGGGGTGGTCGTGGAGGGCGCGGGCATCGTCCGACCGAAGCAGCTCGTGCACGTACATGTTGAAGAACCGGTTCCTCGGGATGGCCCACCAGCGCTTTAGGTACGGACCCTGCTGCGCGCCATCCTTTTCCCCACCGTGGACGATGAAGTCAGGCTGTCGCTCGGTGACGCGAAGGGCGCGGCGGAGAAGCCAAAGACGGAACCGCGCGTTCATGCGGTCACCACTTCGCGCACATAGAACGCAAGCGGGCCGTCCTCTGCATCCCAGATGCCGGCAAGCAGCCAGCCATCGCCGTTCGGCACGGACGGAGTCCAGCCGTTCAGATCGTCCTGGCCGTCCTCGAACCACGCTTCCAACTGCTCGTCGGTCGCGTCATATTCGAACTCGACAAAGGTGCACTCGAGCCCAGCCTGGGCGAGTGCCTTGGAGTCGATGAAGCCTTCATCCTCGGTGTTGAAGGGCTTGTCGTAGAACTGCGGCAGATCGGGGTGCTCAGTGAAGCCGCGCTCGTCGTCGCGGACGTGGTCGCGGACGTTGGCGTAGATCGGGGCGGCGGCCATTATTCGGGCCTCGGCAGCTTGAACAGCACGGCCAGCTTCGCCAGGAGCCGCTCGTACTCGAGCGCCATGAGGGCGAAGTTCGCATCCAGCTCCGCCGCGGCCGACTCCGGGCTATCAGCCTGCTCGTCGAGCACGACGTCGGTGAACTTGACCTTGCGAACGACCAGGTCCTCACCGAGCACGAAGCTGATGCGGTCGTCGTAGACCAGGCCGATCTTGTAGACCTGCTTACCGGTGCGCAGGTGCTCGCGTACCTCGTCGGTGTCGAGGTCCTGCCGGCGGCACCGGGCGATCGCGCCGGATGCCGTGGCGGGGTCGCGCAGCTCGATCTCGTCGCCCAGGGTGAAGCCGGCCGGAAGCTCGCCGGTCGATACCCAGTGGGTCAGCAGCACGCGCGGCGATTCTTCCGGAGCGAGCGGGACGGCGGGGAAGCTGCCCAGGGCCTCGCGAATCTGGGAAAGCACCGTCTCGGCCGCCCCGCGGCTACCGGTGTCCACGACGACCCAGCCGGACTTGCGATCGACATACGCGGCGGTGCGCGACGGGCGGACGAAGGCACGGGGTAGGAGCTCGTTGAGAGCGTCGTCCTTGATGCGCTTGCGTTCGCGACCACTGACCTTCCGGCCCTCGTCCTCCACGATCTTCTGCACGCGCTTGGCGACTTCATCGTTAACGACGGCGGCCGGCAGCAACTTGTCCTCGCAGCCGGCGACGACCATGGTGTTCGACCCGACGATGTGCGTCAGATCCTCGGCCGAGCGGCCCAGCGGCGAGACGAAGCCACGGGTGGACATCTCCATCGGTCCCGCGGGGCGCAGGGCGTGATCGGGCAGGGCTTCGGCCAGGCGCTCAAGGTCGGCAGCCACAGCGGGAGAGAAGCGGAACAAGGTCAGGTTGCGGAAGAACATGGCAATCCTCAGGCGACGCGCGCCACGGCAAAGGGAGGGAGGTCGCTACCCGCAATTCGGGCGGCTTCCGTGATCAGTTCTTCGGCCTTGCGGAAGTCGGCGCGTCGGATGGCGTCGGCGATGGCCTGCCAATCCGTCGGCTCTGCCTCGTCGTCCACGCTTGCCGCATCAATCAGGCCGAGCTCGGCGAGGTCTTCGTCGTCGAGCTTCGCGATTACGGCGGAGACGTCGACCTCAACCTCAAGGGTTACGAACCGCATCGGAAATCCTTGCCGGCCGGAGCCGGCTCGTTGCTAAAAGGGAATCGTGTCGTCGTCGAATTCTTCGTTGGCCGGAGTACCGGTGGACTGGGGCGGCGTGTCGTGCGCGCGCTGCTCGAAGTCACGCTGCGCGCGACCCTTCCCGCCGCTGGCGCGCTCACCACCGCCATAGCGCGATTCGCCGTAACGGTCTGCCGGACGCTCCGAAGGCTGGCCGCCGAGCATCTGCATCTCGTTGCCGATGATGTCGGTCGAGTAGCGCTCGATGCCGTCCTTGTCGGTGTACTTGTCGGTGCGCAGCGAGCCTTCGATGTAGACCTGGCGACCTTTCTTCAGGTACTCGCCTGCGATCTCGGCGAGCTTTCCGAACAGCTTCACGCGGTGCCACTCAGTGCGCTCCTGCTTCTCGCCGGAGGCCTTGTCGGTCCAGGCTTCAGAGGTCGCGATGCGCAGCGACGTGATGGCCGTGCCGCTGCCCGTGTATCGCGTCTCAGGATCGGCGCCGAGGTTGCCGACGATGATTACTTTGTTGATGCCGCGAGCCATCAGACGTCCGGTGTCGTCGCGATTTCGACCGTCACGCCGCTGGTCGTGGCCGAGATCAGCTCGTCCTGCGTCGGGATGTCGACGTTGTACTCATCGAGTGCGACGTGGCGCAGCGCCTGCGGCTGCGAGGTTGCGCGCACCAGGCGCGGGTTCGTCGCGTCTTTGCGGGTAACGATGTAGATGCGGCTCGGGGTCTTGCTC
Proteins encoded in this window:
- a CDS encoding site-specific integrase, translated to MATGRPRRPDASIPGHIDQAKLPKGCYWDKRDRVWYTILPGTKTSRRKIADSSALMSDLHRVMEQLAGIDRRSLDFVMEQFAGSEKFRSLAPATQDGYEKYRKVASEFPTAAGKLGTLAVRGLSAPLMQKIIDKIADQGTPTKANALLRYLRRMFRWAKNRGYCEHNPCAGLEQAKERKRRRLPDDQVLKNLADFARSRGAWTAHRKGALAAYLWPAVEIMYLCRLRGIEVITLMEDAELPNGLMTNRVKGSRDNVVAWTPRLTEAWEMIKERRDSIWQARRMPIPMHAKDRPVFVNQTGGPLAKSSFDSAFQRLMKLAIADGVITAEQRFGPHDLKRKGITDTKGTRGEKQQASGHKSQQMLDVYDFDVPVVGTSEKT
- a CDS encoding DUF1643 domain-containing protein is translated as MRELPILMNGAMVRATGDVDKTAVISPCGRYRYVLTRTWDYTLPVLVFCMLNPSTADASEDDPTIRRCMGFARRENCGGIAVVNIFAWRATDPSELPDDMAMAAGPDNSRHLDEVLKDRRVVAAWGANATASRMITSTFLGGLRTAATSVHCLGRTKSGAPRHPLYVRGDALLEDL
- a CDS encoding recombination-associated protein RdgC; the encoded protein is MFFRNLTLFRFSPAVAADLERLAEALPDHALRPAGPMEMSTRGFVSPLGRSAEDLTHIVGSNTMVVAGCEDKLLPAAVVNDEVAKRVQKIVEDEGRKVSGRERKRIKDDALNELLPRAFVRPSRTAAYVDRKSGWVVVDTGSRGAAETVLSQIREALGSFPAVPLAPEESPRVLLTHWVSTGELPAGFTLGDEIELRDPATASGAIARCRRQDLDTDEVREHLRTGKQVYKIGLVYDDRISFVLGEDLVVRKVKFTDVVLDEQADSPESAAAELDANFALMALEYERLLAKLAVLFKLPRPE
- the ssb gene encoding single-stranded DNA-binding protein encodes the protein MARGINKVIIVGNLGADPETRYTGSGTAITSLRIATSEAWTDKASGEKQERTEWHRVKLFGKLAEIAGEYLKKGRQVYIEGSLRTDKYTDKDGIERYSTDIIGNEMQMLGGQPSERPADRYGESRYGGGERASGGKGRAQRDFEQRAHDTPPQSTGTPANEEFDDDTIPF